ATGGCGCACCAGGTCTGCGCCGAGGAGATCGACGATCTGCGCGACTGGATGAGCGCGCGCTTCGCCGCCGGCTGAGGCGCGGCCATGGCGCCGGGCGCGCGGGCCGGGGTCGAGGCGCCGCCGCCGCGGCGCGGATGACGGCCCGCCGGCAGCGGGGCTACTATGCGGCGAGACCGCGCTCCAGCCCACTGAGGTGACGTACGTGAAGGTGGTGATCGCCGACGACGAACCCTTGGCGCGCGAGCGCCTGCGCGCGCTGCTGGCCGAGCACGCCGGCATCGAGGTGGTGGCCGAGGCCGGCAACGGCCTGGAAGCGCTGCACGCCTGCGCCGAACTGCATCCGGACCTGGTGCTGCTGGACATCGCCATGCCCGGCGTCGACGGGCTGGAGACCGCGCGCCACCTGGCCAGCTTCGAGCCGCGCCCGGCGGTGGTGTTCTGCACCGCCTACGACGCGCACGCGCTGTCCGCGTTCGAGGCCGCGGCGATCGACTACCTGATGAAGCCGGTGCGCGCCGAACGGCTGGCGGCGGCGCTGGAGCGCGCCAGCACCTTCATGGCCGGGCGCCGCGGCAGCGTCGGCGCCGCGCCGTCGGAACGGCGCCGCACCCACCTGTGCGCGCGCCTGCGCGGCAGCCTGCGGCTGATCCCGGTCGACGACATCCACTACCTGCAGGCCGAGGAAAAGTACGTGGTGGTGCACCACGCGCGCGGCGAGGACCTGATCGAGGAATCGCTGAAGTCGCTGGAAGAGGAATTCGCCGAGCGCTTCGTGCGCATCCACCGCAATTGCCTGGTCGCGCGCCACGAGCTGGTCGAGCTGCGGCGCCTGGGCGAGGGCCAGGTGCACGCGGTGCTGCGCCATGGCAAGCAGCCGCTGGAGGTGAGCCGGCGTTGCGTGGCGCAGTTGCGGCAGGGGATCCGGCATCTTTGAGGAGCCGGGAGTGGGGATTGGGGAGTCGAAAGAGCAGGCCGTTCGGCCGAAAGCCGGGATGGGCGGCGGCGGTTTCCGCGATAATGGGCCGATGAAGATCCTGCGCATCGCTACCCGCAAGAGCCCGCTCGCCCTGTGGCAGAGCGAACACGTCGCCGCGTGCCTGCGCCAGGCGCATCCGCAGCTGGAGGTGGTGCTGGTGCCGATGAGCACCCGCGGCGACGAGGTGCTGGACCGCTCGCTGGCGGCGATCGGCGGCAAGGGCCTGTTCCTGAAGGAGCTGGAGCTGGCGATGCTGCGCGGCGAGGCCGATTGCGCGGTGCATTCGCTCAAGGACGTGCCGATGGAACTGGATCCGCCGTTCGTGCTGCCGGCGATCCTGGCGCGTGCCGACCCGGCCGATGCGCTGGTCTCCAACCTGTACGCGTCGCTGGACGCATTGCCGCTGGGCGCGCGCGTGGGCACCTCGTCGCTGCGCCGGCAGGCGCAGCTGCGCGCGCGGCGCCCGGACCTGCAGTTGCAGGACCTGCGCGGCAACATCAACACGCGCCTGGCCAAGCTCGACAACGGCGGCTACGACGCGATCGTGCTGGCCTGCGCCGGCCTGCAGCGGCTGGGCCTGGAGGCGCGCATCACCCAGCGCCTGCAGCCGCCGGACTGGCTGCCGGCGCCGGCGCAGGGCGCCATCGCGGTGGAATGCCGCGGCGACGCCGCGGCCGCGCTGGACCTGTTCGCCGCGCTCGACGATGCGCCCACCCGGACCTGCGTGGAAGCCGAGCGGGCGATGAACCGCGCGCTGCATGGCAGCTGCCATGTGCCGGTGGCCGCGTTCGCGCAATGGCGCGGCGAGGACCTGCTGCTGCAAGGCCTGGTCGGCGGGGCCGACGACGGGCGCCTGGTGCGCGCCGACGCGCAACGCCCGGCACGCGATCCGGAAGCGCTCGGCCAGGCCGTCGCCGAAGCCCTGCTCGGCGCCGGCGCCCGCGAATTGCTGGACGCCGCCGCCCCGGCCTGAGGGTCCCTCGACTCATGCACGCGCCGAATCGGAAGAAGGCCGTGGCCGCATCCGACGGCACCCGCTTCAGCAAACCTGTAGGAGCGACTTCAGTCGCGACAGGGCTCTACCGGTAAAGCCCGTCGCGACTGAAGTCGCTCCCACACTGCCGCGAACGCATCAGCCAAACGACTGCGCCCCAGCGCACGCCGCTGCCAATCCCGACTCCCCAATCCCCAATCCCGGCGTCACAGGAACTTGTAGACCACGTTCATCGTCGTCAGCGTATCGGTCTTCTTCTTGTCGTCGCTGACGTCGCTGTTGTGGCGCGCCTGCCAGCCGGCCTTCAGCGCCAGCCGCGAGTTCATGCTGACCGAGATGCCCAGGTCGTTCTGCGCGAAGGTGTTGTACGAGCCCGATTCGACCAGCAGGGTATTGGCCAGCTCGGTGTTGGCGGTCAGGCCGTACTTGAAGTCGAGCAGGCCGCGGCCGATCAGCCCGGTCTCGGTGCGGTCCTCTTCCACGTCGTGGGCGCGGCGCACGCCGGGGCCGATCTGCACGTCCAGGCTCTTGCGCTCGCCGTCCATGATCCGCGTGCCGTAGCCGATGCCGATCGTGGCCAGGCGGTCGTAGGTGGCGAAATCGTCGCGCTCGTAGCGCAGCGAGGCGGTCAGCTGGCGGTGTTCGCCCAGCTGCAGCGCGCTGCCGGCGCTGCCGGTGTAGCGGTTGGAGGTGGTCTGGCGCACGCGCTCGGTGCTGCCGTCGTCGTTGGTGTTGGTGTACTCGGCGCTGGCGCGCAGCGCGAACAGGTCGATGCTGTGGATCCAGTCGCCGTCCAGGTACTGGCCCTTGAGCCGGCCGTTGAAGCTCTCGTTGGAACTGTTGCCGCGCGAGGACGCGAAGCCCAGTTCGCCGGAGCCGCTCCACGGTGAGCTGCCGGGTGCCGGCGGGGAGGACGCATCGGCGGCCCAGGCCGAGGCGGTGCACAGCAGCAGCGAGGCGAGGGCGGTGACGAGGGTGGCGCGGCGGGGCATGGCTTCTTTCTCCAGGTGTGGGGACGCAGCCTTCGGCTAACGAAATGGAAACGATTTCATCATACCGGATCCACATGACGCTCCGGCCGCAGCGCGTCCCGTGCTTCATCGTCGGTTCGGGCGGGCCGCCACGGTCCGCGGGGCGCGCCCGGCCGTGTCGCGTTTTTCCGCCACGGACTCAGACATAATCGGCGCCATGGACCGCTACGAACGCATCAACGCACTGCACCGGCTGCTCAAGTCCGCCCGCTACCCGGTGACGGTGGCGCGGCTGCAGGACGAACTGGGCTGCTCCCGCGCCACCGTGTACCGCGACCTGGCCTTCCTGCGCGATGCGCTGATGGCCCCGGTCGAGGGCGACGGCGAGGCCGGGTTCCGCTACGAGTCCGGGGAGAGCGACCGCTTCGAACTGCCGGGGCTGTGGCTCAGCTCCGAGGAGCTGCACGCGCTGCTGGCCTCGCAGCAGCTGCTGGCGCGCACCGGCGGCGGGGTGCTGTCCTCGGTGCTGGCGCCGCTGCAGCAGCGCATCGAGAGCCTGCTGGCGGCGCAGGCCGGGGCCACCCACTGGCCGGTGGAGCGGGTGCGGGTGATCCCGCACCGCGGCCGCAAGCTCGACGAGGCCAGCTTCCGCACCGTGGCCTCGGCGGTGCTGGAGCGCAAGCGGCTGTCGTTCGACTACCGCGCCCGCTCCACCGACGAATCGACCAAGCGCACGGTGTCGCCGCAGCGCATCACCCACTACCGCGACAACTGGTACCTGGACGCCTGGGACCACGGCCGCGACGCGGTGCGCAGCTTCGCGGTGGACCGCATCAACCACGCGCGGCTGCTCGACCAGCCGGCGCAGGACGTGGCCGACGAGGAACTGGATTCGCAGCTGGCGGCCAGCTACGGGATCTTCTCCGGCGCGCCCAAGGGCTGGGCGACGATCGTATTCAGCCCCAAGGCCGCGCGCTGGGTCGCCGACGAGCACTGGCATTCCAAGCAGCAGGGGCGCTTCCTGGCCGACGGCCGCTACGAACTGAAGGTGCCGTACAGCGTCTCGCGCGAGTTGCTGATGGACGTGCTGCACTACGGCTCGGATGCGGAAATCGTCGAGCCGCGCTCGCTGCGCGAGCAGGCCAAGGCGCTGCTGTCGCTGGCGCT
The Xanthomonas sp. AM6 DNA segment above includes these coding regions:
- a CDS encoding LytTR family DNA-binding domain-containing protein, whose translation is MKVVIADDEPLARERLRALLAEHAGIEVVAEAGNGLEALHACAELHPDLVLLDIAMPGVDGLETARHLASFEPRPAVVFCTAYDAHALSAFEAAAIDYLMKPVRAERLAAALERASTFMAGRRGSVGAAPSERRRTHLCARLRGSLRLIPVDDIHYLQAEEKYVVVHHARGEDLIEESLKSLEEEFAERFVRIHRNCLVARHELVELRRLGEGQVHAVLRHGKQPLEVSRRCVAQLRQGIRHL
- the hemC gene encoding hydroxymethylbilane synthase, with translation MKILRIATRKSPLALWQSEHVAACLRQAHPQLEVVLVPMSTRGDEVLDRSLAAIGGKGLFLKELELAMLRGEADCAVHSLKDVPMELDPPFVLPAILARADPADALVSNLYASLDALPLGARVGTSSLRRQAQLRARRPDLQLQDLRGNINTRLAKLDNGGYDAIVLACAGLQRLGLEARITQRLQPPDWLPAPAQGAIAVECRGDAAAALDLFAALDDAPTRTCVEAERAMNRALHGSCHVPVAAFAQWRGEDLLLQGLVGGADDGRLVRADAQRPARDPEALGQAVAEALLGAGARELLDAAAPA
- a CDS encoding DUF481 domain-containing protein — protein: MPRRATLVTALASLLLCTASAWAADASSPPAPGSSPWSGSGELGFASSRGNSSNESFNGRLKGQYLDGDWIHSIDLFALRASAEYTNTNDDGSTERVRQTTSNRYTGSAGSALQLGEHRQLTASLRYERDDFATYDRLATIGIGYGTRIMDGERKSLDVQIGPGVRRAHDVEEDRTETGLIGRGLLDFKYGLTANTELANTLLVESGSYNTFAQNDLGISVSMNSRLALKAGWQARHNSDVSDDKKKTDTLTTMNVVYKFL
- a CDS encoding YafY family protein, coding for MDRYERINALHRLLKSARYPVTVARLQDELGCSRATVYRDLAFLRDALMAPVEGDGEAGFRYESGESDRFELPGLWLSSEELHALLASQQLLARTGGGVLSSVLAPLQQRIESLLAAQAGATHWPVERVRVIPHRGRKLDEASFRTVASAVLERKRLSFDYRARSTDESTKRTVSPQRITHYRDNWYLDAWDHGRDAVRSFAVDRINHARLLDQPAQDVADEELDSQLAASYGIFSGAPKGWATIVFSPKAARWVADEHWHSKQQGRFLADGRYELKVPYSVSRELLMDVLHYGSDAEIVEPRSLREQAKALLSLALSNYSDD